The DNA region GGATCGGCCCCTCGTCGAGCCCGCGGTCCATCAGCATCGTGCTCACGCCGGCCTCGGCGTCGCCGCGGAGGAGCGTCGTCTGCACCGGGCTCGCGCCGCGGTGGCGCGGCAGCAGCGAGAAATGCAGGTTGACCGCGCCGAAGCGCGGCGCGTCGAGCAGCCGCCCCGGCAGGATCCGCCCGTAGGCGACGACGACGAAGACGTCCGCGCCGCGCGCCAGCAACTCCTCGCGCGCCGCCGCGGGACGCAGCGACGTCGGCTGGAGAATCGGCCCGAGCCCCAGTTCGAGCGCGCGCGCCTTGACCGGCGGCGCGGCCGGCGTCCGCGAGCGGCCGACCGGCGCGTCGGGGGCGGAGACGACGCCGACGATCTCGTGCCCCGCCGCGCGCAGCGCCTCGAGCGAGGGAACCGCCCACGCCGGCGTGCCGAAGAACAGAACCTTCAACGCCCCGTCTCCCGCGGTCCGCCGCCCGACGAAGGCCCGCCCGCGCCGCCGCGGCGAACGCCGGGCGCGCCGCGGACGAACGGCGTCAACGGCCGGAAACCCACTCGCCGTCCCGCTGCATCCGCTTGATCTTGCGCAGCACGAGGCGCCGCTTGAGCGGCGACATCTTGTCGATGAACGTCGTGCCCTGCAGGTGGTCGCACTCGTGGAGCACCGCGCGCGCGCCGAACTCCTCGGCGACCTCCTCGTACGGCTGCATGTCGAGGTCGTAGGCGCTGTAGCGCACGCGGAACGGCCGCGTGACGGTCTCGTAGATCCCGGGGAACGAGAGGCAGCCCTCGTCGCCGGTCTGCGAGCCGGAGGTCTCGAGGATCTTGGGGTTGATCAGGACCTTCACCTGCCCCGGCTCGTCCCCCGCGGTGAGGTCGATCACGACGACGCTCCGGCCGTCGCCGACCTGGTTGGCGGCCAGCCCGACGCCCGGCTCGGCGTGCATCGTCTCGATCATGTCCTGCACCAGTTGGCGCAGGTCGTCGTCCACGCCCTCGACGTCCTTGGTCGGCTGCAGAAGAATCGGGTCGGGATAGAGCACGACGGGTCGGCGGGCCATGGTCTCGGACTCCTCGGGGTGGTGTTCGCCGCATCGTCGCACCGGCGAAGAACCCCGTCAAACGCGCCCCTTCAAGGGGACGGGCGTCCCCTGCGGAGGACGGCGCGCCGCAAGCCAACTCGCTGATTCTCAAGGCCTTTCCCCGAGGGCACGCGCCTTGCAACATCAGCGGGCGAAGGGCGCCGCGGCCCGCGCCGC from bacterium includes:
- the def gene encoding peptide deformylase encodes the protein MARRPVVLYPDPILLQPTKDVEGVDDDLRQLVQDMIETMHAEPGVGLAANQVGDGRSVVVIDLTAGDEPGQVKVLINPKILETSGSQTGDEGCLSFPGIYETVTRPFRVRYSAYDLDMQPYEEVAEEFGARAVLHECDHLQGTTFIDKMSPLKRRLVLRKIKRMQRDGEWVSGR